A single region of the Cereibacter sphaeroides 2.4.1 genome encodes:
- a CDS encoding cytidine deaminase, with product MSLLEAATAVRENAYAPYSRFKVGAALRTASGAVHAGCNVENVAYPEGTCAEAGAIAAMVAAGETRIAEILVIADSPEPVPPCGGCRQKIAEFAGPEVPVTLCTIDGQSLRTSVADLLPGSFRAAHMDRV from the coding sequence ATGTCCCTGCTCGAAGCCGCGACCGCGGTGCGCGAGAACGCCTATGCGCCGTATTCCCGTTTCAAGGTGGGGGCCGCGCTACGCACCGCCTCGGGCGCCGTTCATGCGGGGTGCAACGTCGAGAACGTGGCCTATCCCGAAGGCACCTGCGCCGAGGCCGGCGCCATCGCCGCCATGGTGGCCGCGGGCGAGACGCGGATCGCCGAGATCCTCGTGATCGCCGACAGCCCCGAGCCGGTGCCGCCCTGCGGCGGCTGCCGCCAGAAGATCGCCGAATTCGCGGGCCCCGAGGTGCCGGTCACGCTCTGCACCATCGACGGGCAGAGCCTGCGGACTTCCGTGGCGGACCTCCTGCCCGGCAGCTTCCGGGCCGCGCATATGGACAGGGTCTGA
- the upp gene encoding uracil phosphoribosyltransferase yields the protein MLDHLTVVTHPLVQHKLTIMRNKETSTAGFRRLLREISLLLAYEVTRELDMTTATIQTPLREMQAPILDGKKLALISILRAGNGLLDGILELVPAARVGFIGLYRDPETLKPVQYYAKVPDALEDRLVIAVDPMLATGNSSAAAIDLLKEKGAKNIRFLCLLAAPEGVARMKEAHPDVPIVTAAVDECLDHHGYIVPGLGDAGDRMFGTK from the coding sequence ATGCTTGACCATCTGACCGTCGTGACCCACCCGCTCGTGCAGCACAAGCTGACGATCATGCGCAACAAGGAGACCTCGACGGCGGGCTTCCGGCGCCTTCTGCGCGAGATCAGCCTGCTTCTGGCCTATGAGGTCACGCGCGAGCTCGACATGACCACGGCGACGATCCAGACGCCGCTCCGCGAGATGCAGGCGCCGATCCTCGACGGCAAGAAGCTGGCGCTGATCTCGATCCTGCGGGCGGGCAACGGGCTTCTCGACGGCATCCTCGAGCTGGTGCCGGCGGCCCGCGTGGGCTTCATCGGCCTCTACCGCGACCCCGAGACGCTGAAGCCCGTGCAGTATTATGCGAAGGTGCCCGACGCCCTCGAGGATCGGCTGGTGATCGCGGTCGACCCGATGCTGGCCACCGGCAATTCCTCGGCCGCGGCCATCGATCTCCTGAAGGAGAAGGGGGCGAAGAACATCCGCTTCCTCTGCCTTCTCGCCGCCCCCGAGGGCGTTGCGCGCATGAAGGAGGCCCATCCCGACGTGCCGATCGTGACAGCGGCTGTGGACGAATGCCTGGATCACCACGGATATATTGTCCCCGGGCTAGGAGATGCGGGCGACCGCATGTTCGGCACCAAATAA
- a CDS encoding TRAP transporter large permease, whose amino-acid sequence MTWFIVIALMFALFALNMRIYLAMFAAVVAYFVFFSTVPLPIAVQRIISPTQNTSLLAIPFFVLLGTLLGTTGIAGRLLKLADLMVGRLTGGLGHTNVMLSTLMGGISASNLADAAMMCRILVPEMRRQGYSAGAAAAITACGSLITPIIPPGIALIIYALVADVSIGAMFTAGILPGLMCAALLLFAVWLNARSRGLKPSRDSWPTAQETRQTIVGAWPALFLVLVIVGGIRLSIFTPTEAGAVATLVTLAIGLFLYREMKLADVGAAFAETARQTSAVLLVIMTSSALAWIFSMERAGITMAELITNLTTNPWLFLLAVNLMLLVLGMFIEGTALMIILVPLLKPVVQQLGIDPVHFGIVLILNLSIGTLTPPVGTVLLLVTNLTGAKLAEFLRDGWPFLLALVVALLLVTFVPAISLALV is encoded by the coding sequence ATGACCTGGTTCATCGTCATCGCGCTGATGTTCGCGCTCTTTGCACTGAACATGCGCATCTATCTCGCCATGTTCGCGGCAGTGGTCGCCTATTTCGTCTTCTTCTCGACGGTGCCGCTGCCCATCGCGGTGCAGCGCATCATCTCGCCCACGCAGAACACCTCTCTGCTGGCCATTCCCTTCTTCGTGCTGCTGGGCACGCTGCTCGGCACCACGGGGATCGCCGGGCGCCTGCTGAAGCTCGCCGACCTGATGGTCGGGCGGCTCACCGGCGGGCTCGGGCATACCAATGTCATGCTGTCCACGCTGATGGGCGGGATCTCGGCCTCGAACCTCGCCGATGCGGCGATGATGTGCCGGATCCTCGTGCCCGAGATGCGCCGTCAGGGCTACAGCGCCGGGGCCGCCGCCGCCATCACCGCCTGCGGCTCGCTCATCACGCCGATCATCCCGCCGGGGATCGCGCTCATCATCTATGCGCTGGTGGCCGACGTCTCCATCGGCGCGATGTTCACCGCGGGCATCCTGCCCGGCCTCATGTGCGCGGCCCTGCTGCTCTTCGCCGTCTGGCTCAATGCCCGCAGCCGGGGCCTCAAGCCCTCGCGCGACAGCTGGCCCACCGCGCAGGAGACGCGCCAGACGATCGTCGGCGCCTGGCCTGCGCTCTTTCTCGTGCTGGTGATCGTGGGCGGTATCCGCCTGTCGATCTTCACCCCCACGGAAGCGGGCGCCGTGGCCACCCTCGTGACCCTCGCCATCGGCCTGTTCCTCTACCGCGAGATGAAGCTCGCCGATGTGGGCGCGGCCTTCGCCGAGACGGCGCGGCAGACGTCGGCGGTGCTCCTCGTCATCATGACCTCCTCGGCCCTCGCCTGGATCTTCTCGATGGAGCGCGCGGGCATCACGATGGCCGAGCTCATCACCAATCTCACCACCAACCCCTGGCTCTTCCTGCTGGCCGTGAACCTGATGCTCCTCGTGCTCGGCATGTTCATCGAGGGCACGGCGCTGATGATCATCCTCGTGCCGCTCCTGAAGCCCGTGGTCCAGCAGCTCGGCATCGACCCGGTGCATTTCGGGATCGTGCTGATCCTGAACCTTTCGATCGGCACGCTGACACCGCCGGTGGGAACGGTTCTCCTTCTGGTCACGAACCTCACGGGCGCGAAGCTCGCGGAGTTTCTGCGCGACGGCTGGCCGTTCCTGCTCGCGCTTGTGGTGGCGCTCCTCCTTGTGACCTTCGTGCCGGCCATCTCGCTGGCGCTGGTCTGA
- a CDS encoding TRAP transporter small permease: MRLIFLAASAFGALSVAILVVMTAAAVVARYILGMPIAWTEEVSGLLMIWIVMVGAIACEANRQHLTIDLIEGVLSPRLNRALSAVVGLASIGLLIFMSWQAWALGQTTAFKKTQILGVSWFWLDLAVVVGAAGTAVVMAWRLIRPDAEARSDAAADRLEH, from the coding sequence ATGCGTCTGATCTTTCTGGCCGCCTCCGCGTTCGGAGCCCTGAGCGTGGCCATCCTCGTGGTGATGACCGCCGCCGCGGTGGTCGCGCGCTACATCCTGGGCATGCCCATCGCCTGGACCGAGGAGGTCTCGGGCCTCCTGATGATCTGGATCGTGATGGTCGGCGCCATCGCCTGCGAGGCGAACCGCCAGCATCTGACCATCGACCTGATCGAAGGCGTGCTCTCGCCGCGGCTGAACCGGGCGCTCTCGGCCGTCGTGGGTCTCGCCTCGATCGGGCTTCTGATCTTCATGTCCTGGCAGGCCTGGGCGCTCGGTCAGACCACCGCCTTCAAGAAGACGCAGATCCTCGGGGTCTCGTGGTTCTGGCTCGATCTGGCCGTGGTCGTGGGGGCTGCGGGCACCGCGGTCGTGATGGCCTGGCGGCTGATCCGGCCCGATGCCGAAGCCCGTTCTGACGCCGCCGCCGACCGCCTCGAGCACTGA
- a CDS encoding SPOR domain-containing protein, with protein MLIRAVSAAICALVAGAGAVPAQDGPAETPPSDFVAPQYVDSEGCVFLRAGVEGAVSWVPRVTRDRKPLCGYPPSLSPVVEASPEDAPAVAAEATTAAPQADAPAMTAETDPAPAAGDPAAKAAAKAAIATVAAAVARPESDRPAKTWKKRTRFPAVRVQPADAAEALALDRLTLGPDEIRPASDMPDEILCPSAVPQPRRFSIKGGGSTVLCIHPRRGLAEARVPRLPATEMALLARQPRAEAQDGRYVQVGAFLDPANARSVRQSLAALGLPAAVAEGGALEIVLAGPFTEEASARAALRRLRGTGFRDAFLR; from the coding sequence ATGCTGATCAGGGCTGTTTCCGCTGCAATCTGTGCGCTTGTCGCCGGGGCGGGGGCCGTTCCGGCGCAGGATGGGCCGGCCGAGACGCCGCCTTCGGATTTCGTGGCGCCGCAATATGTCGACAGCGAGGGCTGCGTCTTCCTGCGGGCGGGCGTGGAGGGCGCGGTCAGCTGGGTCCCCCGGGTGACGCGCGACCGCAAGCCGCTCTGTGGCTATCCGCCGAGCCTGTCGCCCGTGGTCGAGGCGAGCCCCGAGGATGCCCCGGCGGTCGCCGCGGAGGCGACCACCGCTGCTCCGCAGGCGGACGCCCCGGCGATGACGGCTGAGACCGATCCGGCGCCCGCGGCGGGCGATCCGGCCGCCAAGGCCGCAGCCAAGGCGGCCATTGCCACCGTGGCCGCCGCCGTCGCGCGGCCTGAGAGCGACAGGCCGGCGAAGACGTGGAAGAAGCGGACGAGGTTTCCTGCCGTCCGGGTGCAGCCCGCGGATGCGGCCGAGGCGCTGGCGCTCGATCGGCTGACGCTGGGCCCGGACGAGATCCGGCCGGCGTCCGACATGCCGGACGAGATCCTCTGCCCCTCCGCCGTGCCGCAGCCGCGCCGCTTCTCCATCAAGGGCGGCGGCTCGACCGTGCTCTGCATCCATCCCCGCCGTGGGCTCGCGGAGGCGCGCGTGCCGCGACTGCCCGCCACCGAGATGGCGCTGCTTGCGCGCCAGCCGCGGGCCGAAGCGCAGGACGGGCGGTATGTGCAGGTGGGGGCCTTCCTCGACCCCGCCAATGCGCGCAGCGTGCGCCAGAGCCTTGCGGCGCTGGGCCTGCCTGCCGCGGTGGCCGAGGGCGGGGCGCTCGAGATCGTCCTCGCCGGACCTTTCACCGAAGAAGCCTCTGCCCGTGCCGCGCTGCGCCGCCTGCGCGGGACGGGCTTTCGCGACGCATTCCTCCGCTAG
- a CDS encoding acyl--CoA ligase family protein gives MGWLADERGLEKCAANYAALTPLSHLKRAAEVHTDRTALVNGSIRLTYGEYHARVSRLASALAGMGIQSGDVVATLLPNIAAHAEAHFGVPACGAILNAINTRLDLDTVSYILEHGGAKLLLCDTAFLKLAKDACARLEGKAPILVEVCDREAGFSPSGEVLEYEDLMDRGNPWAPWVMPEDEWESIALNYTSGTTGRPKGVVYHHRGAYLSTYGNAIAWRMQLYPVYLTIVPLFHCNGWCHTWMVPMLGGTVVCCRDITATAIYAAIADEGVTHFGGAPIVLNTLINAAPEDRRSFDQVVEVFTAGAPPPAATLAAIEPLGFNVTQVYGLTEVYGPATECIWKPEWDETAGEERSALKARTGVAMATLEGAEVHDTHGQPIPRDTVHLGEIAMRGNMVMKGYYKNPEATAEAFRDGWFRSGDIAFQHPDGYIKITDRAKDIIISGGENVSSVEVEGVIAHHPAVSLCAVVAKPDERWGEVPCAFVELKRGRQATEEEIIAFARERLAGFKTPKQVIFCELPKTSTGKIQKFELRAVAKLAVTETEDAR, from the coding sequence ATGGGTTGGCTGGCGGACGAGCGCGGGCTGGAAAAATGCGCGGCGAATTACGCGGCGCTTACGCCCCTGTCGCACCTCAAGCGCGCCGCGGAGGTTCATACCGACCGCACCGCTCTCGTGAATGGCTCGATCCGGCTGACCTACGGCGAATATCACGCCCGCGTCAGCCGCCTCGCCTCGGCGCTGGCGGGCATGGGCATCCAGTCGGGCGACGTGGTGGCGACGCTCCTGCCCAATATCGCCGCCCATGCCGAGGCTCATTTCGGGGTGCCCGCCTGCGGCGCGATCCTGAACGCGATCAACACGCGCCTCGATCTGGATACCGTGTCCTATATCCTCGAGCATGGCGGGGCGAAGCTCCTGCTCTGCGATACGGCCTTCCTGAAGCTCGCGAAGGATGCCTGCGCCCGGCTGGAAGGAAAGGCGCCGATCCTCGTCGAGGTCTGCGACCGCGAGGCGGGCTTCTCTCCTTCGGGCGAGGTGCTGGAATATGAGGACCTCATGGACCGCGGCAACCCGTGGGCGCCCTGGGTGATGCCCGAGGACGAGTGGGAGAGCATCGCGCTCAACTATACCTCCGGCACGACGGGGCGGCCGAAGGGCGTGGTCTACCACCACCGCGGCGCCTATCTCTCGACCTACGGCAATGCCATCGCCTGGCGGATGCAGCTCTACCCGGTCTACCTGACCATCGTGCCGCTCTTTCACTGCAACGGCTGGTGTCACACCTGGATGGTGCCGATGCTGGGCGGTACCGTCGTCTGCTGCCGCGACATCACCGCGACGGCGATCTATGCGGCCATCGCCGACGAGGGCGTGACCCATTTCGGCGGCGCGCCCATCGTGCTCAATACGCTCATCAATGCAGCTCCCGAAGACCGGCGCAGCTTCGATCAGGTGGTGGAGGTCTTCACCGCGGGCGCCCCGCCCCCGGCCGCAACGCTGGCGGCCATCGAACCGCTCGGCTTCAACGTGACCCAGGTCTACGGGCTGACCGAAGTCTATGGCCCGGCCACCGAATGCATCTGGAAGCCCGAGTGGGACGAGACGGCGGGCGAGGAGCGTTCGGCGCTGAAGGCGCGCACCGGCGTCGCCATGGCGACCCTCGAAGGGGCCGAGGTGCACGACACCCACGGCCAGCCAATCCCGCGCGACACGGTCCATCTGGGCGAGATCGCGATGCGCGGCAACATGGTGATGAAGGGCTATTACAAGAACCCCGAGGCCACGGCCGAAGCCTTCCGCGACGGCTGGTTCCGCTCGGGCGACATCGCCTTCCAGCATCCCGACGGCTATATCAAGATCACCGACCGCGCAAAGGACATCATCATCTCGGGCGGCGAGAACGTCTCGTCCGTCGAGGTGGAAGGCGTGATCGCCCACCATCCGGCCGTCAGCCTCTGCGCCGTGGTGGCCAAGCCCGACGAGCGCTGGGGCGAGGTGCCCTGCGCCTTCGTCGAGCTGAAGCGCGGCCGGCAGGCCACCGAGGAGGAGATCATCGCCTTCGCGCGCGAGCGTCTGGCGGGCTTCAAGACGCCCAAGCAGGTCATCTTCTGCGAATTGCCCAAGACCTCGACCGGCAAGATCCAGAAGTTCGAACTGCGCGCCGTGGCCAAGCTCGCCGTGACGGAGACGGAAGACGCCCGTTGA
- a CDS encoding DMT family transporter: MISQDRTRAAAGFILLYAVVIGFTDNYVRVIADEAGLWQFHLTRSVMALAILAAVAPALGLRLRPVDWRAVAARSAIHGTAMLIYFGALAFLPVAQVAAGLFTAPIFVLVISRFVYGERIGPVRVLAVLTGFAGVLLVLGPEAMAGASFAAGLPVLAGLLYGMGNIATRAWCPQESAGTLLGGFFVALGVLGAAGLAVLALVSLPVPEGPDGFVMRGFVVPSQDFWFWTFVQAAGSLFAVGMMIRAYQAATASRVSVFEYVILPASAIWGWLLWDERLSPVAAAGMALIALAGIAIAVGSRPPAATATPA; this comes from the coding sequence ATGATTTCTCAGGACCGGACGCGGGCTGCTGCGGGCTTCATCCTGCTCTATGCTGTGGTGATCGGATTTACGGACAATTATGTGCGGGTGATCGCCGACGAGGCGGGGCTCTGGCAGTTCCATCTGACGCGGTCGGTCATGGCGCTTGCGATTCTGGCCGCGGTGGCTCCGGCCCTCGGGCTGCGGTTGCGCCCCGTGGACTGGCGGGCCGTTGCGGCGCGCTCGGCCATCCATGGCACGGCGATGCTGATCTACTTCGGCGCGCTGGCCTTCCTGCCGGTGGCGCAGGTGGCCGCGGGCCTCTTCACCGCACCGATCTTCGTCCTCGTCATTTCGCGCTTCGTCTATGGCGAGCGGATCGGGCCCGTGCGGGTGCTGGCGGTGCTGACTGGATTTGCAGGCGTCCTCCTCGTGCTCGGGCCCGAGGCGATGGCGGGCGCGAGCTTTGCCGCGGGGCTGCCGGTGCTGGCGGGGCTGCTCTACGGGATGGGCAACATCGCCACCCGGGCCTGGTGCCCGCAGGAGAGCGCGGGAACGCTGCTGGGCGGCTTCTTCGTGGCGCTGGGTGTGCTGGGAGCGGCCGGGCTGGCCGTCCTCGCGCTCGTGTCGCTGCCGGTGCCGGAGGGTCCGGACGGCTTCGTGATGAGGGGCTTCGTCGTTCCTTCTCAGGACTTCTGGTTCTGGACCTTCGTTCAGGCCGCGGGCTCGCTCTTTGCGGTGGGCATGATGATCCGCGCCTATCAGGCGGCGACGGCGAGCCGGGTGTCGGTCTTCGAATATGTCATCCTGCCCGCCTCGGCGATCTGGGGCTGGCTTCTGTGGGACGAGCGGCTGTCGCCCGTCGCCGCCGCCGGAATGGCGCTGATTGCGCTCGCGGGCATCGCCATTGCCGTGGGCTCCCGCCCGCCCGCCGCCACGGCGACGCCCGCCTGA
- a CDS encoding class I SAM-dependent DNA methyltransferase, whose product MAQHHGHLGAVYDAAGPQEVAALYDRWAETYESEMARAGYRHPAIGVALLARHLPRGARPLLDAGAGTGLLGEWLEIVGYPEVEALDISAGMLEVARAKGIYARCHNLPLGAALPFRDGAFAGIISTGVFTTGHVGAEALPELLRICRPGGVIVLTVKESLWQGGFAVSLEAAVASGRAGLAEMTEPYVSMPGEPGTTPSRAVALRVTP is encoded by the coding sequence ATGGCGCAGCATCACGGGCATCTGGGAGCGGTCTATGACGCGGCCGGACCGCAGGAGGTGGCGGCCCTCTACGACCGCTGGGCCGAGACCTACGAAAGCGAGATGGCCCGCGCGGGCTACCGCCATCCGGCCATCGGCGTGGCGCTTCTGGCCCGCCACCTGCCGCGCGGCGCCCGGCCGCTGCTCGACGCGGGCGCGGGAACCGGGCTGCTCGGCGAATGGCTGGAGATCGTGGGCTATCCCGAGGTCGAGGCGCTCGACATCTCGGCCGGCATGCTCGAGGTCGCGCGCGCGAAGGGGATCTATGCGCGCTGCCACAACCTGCCCCTCGGCGCGGCCCTGCCCTTCCGCGACGGCGCCTTCGCCGGCATCATCTCGACCGGCGTCTTCACCACGGGCCATGTCGGCGCCGAAGCGCTGCCGGAGCTGCTCCGGATCTGCCGCCCGGGCGGCGTGATCGTTCTCACGGTGAAGGAGTCGCTCTGGCAGGGCGGCTTTGCGGTCAGCCTCGAGGCCGCCGTGGCCAGCGGGCGCGCGGGGCTGGCCGAGATGACCGAGCCCTATGTCTCGATGCCCGGCGAGCCCGGCACCACGCCGAGCCGGGCGGTGGCGCTGCGCGTGACGCCCTGA
- a CDS encoding adenosine deaminase, which produces MSLPKIELHLHLEGAAPPAFIRGLAREKSIDISGIFAEDGSYAYRDFRHFLKVYEAATSVLTGPEDYRRLTLAVLEESAASGVVYSETFLSPDFCGGRDLGAWREHLHAIEEAAAEAERTMGITLRAIVTPIRHFGPDKAKETALCAAETAGRFVTGFGLAGDETVGKPKDFAWSFDMAREAGLRLTCHAGEWGGPDSIRDALRDLRVERIGHGVRAIEDLALVDELAERGIVLECCPGSNIALGIYPGWRRHPIGELFRREVKVTVSTDDPPFFHTTMAREYDRLAEAFDWDEGVFRTIARTALDAAFCDPDTRARIAKLLEPDHA; this is translated from the coding sequence ATGAGCCTGCCCAAGATCGAGCTGCATCTCCATCTCGAGGGGGCCGCGCCGCCCGCCTTCATCCGCGGCCTCGCGCGCGAGAAATCCATCGACATCTCGGGCATCTTCGCCGAGGACGGCAGCTACGCCTATCGCGATTTCCGGCATTTCCTGAAGGTCTACGAGGCCGCGACCTCGGTCCTCACCGGGCCCGAGGATTACCGCCGGCTGACGCTCGCGGTGCTGGAGGAGAGCGCGGCTTCCGGTGTGGTCTATTCCGAGACCTTCCTCTCGCCGGATTTCTGCGGCGGGCGCGATCTCGGCGCCTGGCGCGAGCATCTCCATGCCATCGAGGAGGCCGCGGCCGAGGCCGAGCGGACCATGGGCATCACGCTCCGCGCCATCGTCACGCCGATCCGCCACTTCGGCCCCGACAAGGCGAAGGAGACCGCGCTCTGCGCCGCCGAGACCGCGGGCCGCTTCGTGACGGGCTTCGGCCTTGCGGGCGACGAAACGGTGGGCAAGCCCAAGGATTTCGCCTGGTCCTTCGACATGGCGCGCGAGGCCGGGCTGCGCCTGACCTGCCATGCCGGAGAATGGGGCGGACCGGACAGCATCCGCGATGCGCTCCGCGACCTCCGCGTCGAGCGGATCGGCCACGGGGTGCGCGCCATCGAGGATCTGGCGCTGGTCGACGAGCTGGCGGAGCGGGGCATCGTGCTCGAATGCTGTCCCGGCTCGAACATCGCGCTGGGGATCTATCCCGGCTGGCGCAGGCACCCGATCGGCGAGCTTTTCCGCCGCGAGGTGAAGGTCACGGTCTCGACCGACGACCCGCCCTTCTTCCACACCACCATGGCGCGCGAATACGACCGGCTGGCCGAGGCCTTCGACTGGGACGAGGGCGTGTTCCGGACCATTGCGCGCACTGCCCTTGACGCGGCCTTCTGCGACCCCGATACCCGCGCCCGCATCGCCAAGCTACTGGAGCCCGACCATGCTTGA
- a CDS encoding thymidine phosphorylase, producing MDARSINAKLRRGEVPSAAELGWFAEGLASGHVTDAQAGAFAMAVCLQGLGEEGRVALTRAMRDSGRVLAWDLPGPVLDKHSTGGIGDCTSLLLAPALAACGAYVPMISGRGLGHTGGTLDKLEAIPGFRVALGEERLRAQIEDVRCAIVAADEGMAPADRRLYLIRDVTGTVESIDLITASILSKKLAAGLEGLVLDVKVGSGAFMKSMDEAEALARALVGTAQGAGCMTSALITDMSQPLATAAGNALEVIEVMETLTGTSINAALWDVTVALGGEALALGGLAADAEDGAHRIEQALESGHAAEFFARMVAAQGGPVDFVERWPDRLPSAPVMREVPSLRTGFVLRIDTAALGQAVVHLGGGRLRETDRVNPSVGLADIAGIGEEVSEDLPLAMIHAATEADADAAVAAIQAAYVISDQEPAEPPLIHARIA from the coding sequence GTGGACGCGCGATCGATCAACGCAAAGCTGCGCCGGGGCGAAGTGCCCTCGGCCGCTGAACTGGGCTGGTTCGCGGAAGGTCTGGCCTCGGGGCATGTCACCGATGCGCAGGCCGGCGCCTTCGCCATGGCGGTCTGCCTGCAGGGTCTGGGCGAGGAGGGGCGTGTGGCCCTGACGCGCGCCATGCGCGACTCCGGCCGGGTGCTCGCCTGGGACCTGCCGGGGCCGGTGCTCGACAAACATTCGACGGGCGGCATCGGAGACTGCACCTCGCTGCTCCTCGCGCCGGCTCTGGCTGCCTGCGGGGCCTATGTGCCGATGATCTCGGGTCGGGGCCTCGGCCATACGGGGGGCACGCTCGACAAGCTGGAAGCGATCCCCGGCTTCCGCGTGGCCCTGGGCGAAGAGCGGTTGCGCGCGCAGATCGAGGATGTCCGCTGCGCCATCGTCGCCGCCGACGAGGGCATGGCGCCCGCGGACCGGCGGCTCTACCTCATCCGCGACGTGACCGGCACGGTCGAATCGATCGACCTCATCACCGCGTCGATCCTGTCGAAGAAGCTGGCGGCCGGGCTCGAGGGGCTGGTGCTCGATGTGAAAGTGGGTTCGGGCGCCTTCATGAAGTCGATGGACGAGGCCGAGGCGCTGGCGCGTGCGCTGGTGGGCACGGCGCAGGGGGCGGGCTGCATGACATCGGCCCTCATCACCGACATGAGCCAGCCGCTCGCGACCGCGGCCGGCAATGCGCTCGAGGTGATCGAGGTGATGGAGACGCTGACCGGCACCTCGATCAATGCCGCGCTCTGGGACGTGACGGTGGCGCTCGGCGGCGAGGCCCTGGCGCTGGGCGGCCTTGCCGCCGACGCCGAGGACGGGGCGCACCGGATCGAGCAGGCGCTGGAGAGCGGGCATGCGGCCGAATTCTTCGCCCGCATGGTGGCGGCGCAGGGCGGCCCGGTCGATTTCGTCGAGCGCTGGCCCGACCGGCTGCCCTCGGCCCCCGTGATGCGCGAGGTGCCGAGCCTGCGCACGGGCTTCGTGCTGCGCATCGACACGGCGGCGCTCGGTCAGGCGGTGGTGCATCTGGGTGGCGGGCGGCTGCGCGAGACCGACCGGGTGAATCCCTCGGTGGGTCTGGCCGATATCGCCGGGATCGGCGAGGAAGTGTCCGAGGATCTGCCGCTCGCCATGATCCATGCCGCGACCGAGGCCGATGCCGATGCTGCGGTGGCCGCGATTCAGGCGGCCTATGTGATCTCGGATCAGGAACCGGCCGAGCCGCCGCTCATCCATGCGAGGATCGCCTGA
- a CDS encoding phosphopentomutase, whose product MPRAFLIVMDSVGCGGAPDAAAFGDAGSNTLGHIAEACAAGRAEEGRSGPLRLPVLDALGLGRAIELASGLTAPGLGAEPSGRWGAATEVSKGKDTPSGHWELAGVPVPWDWHYFPDRCPAFPDDLTAEICRRAGTEGILGNRHASGTAVIEELGAEHVRTGWPICYTSADSVLQIAAHEEAFGLDRLLALCAGLAPTLHAMRVGRVIARPFTGAPGSFARTPNRRDYAIAPPAPTLLDIAAAAGRATHAIGKIGDIFSHRGIGQLHKGRDDAALFDRLDALADTAEEGALTFANFVEFDSLYGHRRDVSGYARALEWFDGRAGAFLARLRPGDMALFTADHGNDPTFRGTEHTRERVPVLIAGTGEGPLGLCAYADVAATVAAHLGLSNPGPGRALA is encoded by the coding sequence ATGCCGCGGGCGTTTCTCATCGTGATGGATTCGGTGGGATGCGGCGGTGCGCCGGATGCGGCGGCCTTTGGTGACGCGGGCTCGAACACCCTCGGCCATATCGCCGAGGCTTGCGCAGCGGGCCGCGCCGAGGAGGGGCGGAGCGGCCCGCTGCGGCTGCCGGTCCTCGACGCGCTGGGTCTCGGGCGCGCCATCGAGCTGGCCTCGGGCCTCACCGCGCCGGGGCTCGGGGCAGAGCCCTCGGGCCGCTGGGGCGCCGCGACCGAGGTCTCGAAGGGCAAGGACACGCCCTCGGGCCACTGGGAGCTGGCGGGCGTGCCGGTGCCGTGGGACTGGCACTATTTCCCCGACCGCTGCCCTGCCTTCCCGGACGATCTCACGGCCGAGATCTGCCGGCGGGCGGGCACCGAAGGCATCCTCGGCAACCGGCATGCCTCGGGCACGGCGGTGATCGAGGAACTGGGCGCCGAGCATGTGCGCACCGGCTGGCCGATCTGCTACACCTCGGCCGACAGCGTGCTTCAGATCGCGGCCCATGAGGAGGCCTTCGGGCTCGACCGGCTGCTGGCACTCTGCGCGGGGCTGGCGCCGACGCTGCATGCGATGCGCGTGGGCCGGGTGATCGCGCGCCCCTTCACGGGCGCACCCGGCAGCTTCGCCCGCACGCCCAACCGGCGCGACTATGCCATCGCGCCGCCCGCGCCGACGCTCCTCGACATAGCGGCCGCGGCGGGGCGGGCCACTCATGCCATCGGCAAGATCGGCGACATCTTCTCGCATCGCGGGATCGGGCAGCTGCACAAGGGCCGCGACGATGCCGCGCTCTTCGACCGGCTGGACGCTTTGGCCGACACGGCCGAGGAGGGCGCGCTCACCTTCGCGAACTTCGTCGAGTTCGACTCGCTCTACGGCCACCGCCGCGACGTGTCGGGCTATGCGCGGGCGCTCGAATGGTTCGACGGGCGGGCGGGAGCGTTTCTCGCGCGGCTCCGGCCGGGCGACATGGCGCTGTTCACCGCCGACCATGGCAACGATCCCACCTTCCGCGGCACCGAGCACACGCGCGAACGGGTGCCGGTGCTGATCGCGGGCACCGGGGAAGGGCCGCTCGGCCTCTGCGCCTATGCCGATGTGGCGGCGACCGTGGCCGCGCATCTGGGCCTCTCCAACCCCGGGCCGGGGAGGGCGCTCGCATGA